Proteins from a single region of Apostichopus japonicus isolate 1M-3 chromosome 21, ASM3797524v1, whole genome shotgun sequence:
- the LOC139962917 gene encoding tubulin alpha-1A chain-like, producing MRECISIHIGQAGVQIGNACWELYCLEHNIQCDGQINSECEGGIDDSFSTFFSETAAGKHVPRAIFVDLEPTVIDEVRTGSYRQLFHPEQLITGKEDAANNYARGHYTVGREHIDTVLDRTRRLADQCTGLQGFLIFHSFGGGTGSGFSSLLMERLSVDYGKKSKLEFSIYPAPQISSAVVEPYNSILTTHTTLDHSDCAFMVDNEAIYDLCKRNLDIERPTYTNLNRLIAQVVSSITASLRFDGALNVDLTEFQTNLVPYPRIHFPLATYAPVISAEKAYHEQLTVAEITTSCFESNNQMVKCDPRHGKYMACCLLFRGDVVPKDVNAAIATIKTKRTIQFVDWCPTGFKVGINYQPPTVVPNGDLAKVLRAVCMLSNTTAISEAWARLDHKFDLMYAKRAFVHWYVGEGMEEGEFSEAREDLAALEKDYEEVGVDSLDPEDEEEYEEY from the exons ATG CGTGAGTGTATTTCAATTCACATTGGACAAGCTGGAGTTCAGATTGGCAATGCATGCTGGGAACTCTACTGTCTGGAGCACAACATCCAGTGTGATGGTCAAATAAACAGTGAATGTGAGGGCGGCATAGATGATTCCTTTAGCACCTTCTTCAGCGAGACTGCAGCAGGAAAACATGTCCCAAGAGCAATTTTCGTGGATCTGGAACCTACTGTTATAG ATGAAGTCCGTACGGGATCTTACAGACAACTGTTTCATCCAGAACAGTTAATAACTGGGAAAGAGGACGCTGCTAATAATTATGCAAGAGGACACTATACAGTTGGCAGGGAACACATCGACACTGTTCTAGATCGAACCCGACGATTGGCTGACCAGTGCACCGGTCTTCAAGGGTTCCTCATCTTCCACAGCTTTGGTGGTGGTACTGGATCTGGTTTCTCCTCCCTCCTCATGGAACGTCTTTCTGTTGATTATGGTAAGAAGTCAAAACTAGAATTCAGCATTTACCCTGCTCCACAAATATCGTCGGCGGTCGTGGAGCCATACAATTCAATCTTGACCACCCATACCACCCTGGATCACTCTGATTGTGCCTTCATGGTTGACAACGAAGCTATCTATGACTTATGCAAACGCAACCTGGACATTGAACGGCCGACATATACCAACCTCAATAGACTCATTGCCCAAGTCGTTTCTTCAATAACTGCTTCCTTGCGGTTCGATGGTGCACTCAATGTAGATCTCACTGAGTTCCAGACTAACCTGGTACCATACCCTCGTATTCATTTCCCTCTGGCCACCTACGCCCCTGTCATCTCAGCTGAGAAGGCATACCACGAACAGCTTACTGTTGCTGAGATTACAACATCTTGTTTTGAGTCTAATAACCAGATGGTGAAGTGTGATCCCCGTCATGGCAAGTACATGGCCTGTTGCCTTCTGTTCCGTGGTGACGTCGTACCCAAGGATGTCAACGCTGCTATCGCCACCATCAAGACGAAGCGTACCATCCAGTTTGTAGACTGGTGCCCAACTGGTTTCAAAGTCGGCATCAACTACCAGCCACCAACTGTGGTACCAAACGGTGATTTAGCTAAAGTATTACGCGCCGTTTGCATGCTTAGCAACACTACTGCAATATCGGAAGCCTGGGCACGTCTTGATCATAAGTTTGATCTGATGTACGCCAAGCGTGCTTTTGTCCACTGGTATGTGGGTGAGGGTATGGAGGAAGGAGAGTTCTCTGAGGCTCGTGAGGATCTTGCTGCTCTGGAGAAGGATTATGAAGAGGTTGGAGTCGACTCTCTCGATCCAGAAGACGAGGAAGAATATGAAGAATATTGA
- the LOC139963071 gene encoding tubulin alpha chain-like: MPEVISIHVGQAGAQLGNACWELYCLEHGIQPDGTKLNEEIVSQNRETFHSFFAEAGSGKYVPRSLFVDLEPTVIDEIRTGPRRRLFHPEQLISGKEDAANNYARGHYSIGRGYIEEVLDRLRKSVEQCTACQGFLIFQSFGGGTGSGFSSLLMERLSQDYGKKKIKHSFVVFPSPNVASAVVEPYNAVLTTHASFDHSECTFMVDNEAIYDICRRNLDIERPTFANMNRLIAQVVSSITSSLRFGGALNVDLSDFQTNLVPYPRIHFPLVTYAPLLSIQKAYHEQFTISDITSGCFDPSNLMVKCDLNRGKYMACCILYRGDVVPSEINTAIASLKTQRSIQFVEWRPVGFKIGINATPPSAIPDGDLAKVNRSACLLSNTTAIAEAWARLDHKFDLMYAKRAFVHWYVGEGMEEGEFMEAREDLAALEKDYEELGSDLSDNSDVDTDDEI; encoded by the exons ATG CCGGAAGTGATATCAATTCATGTCGGACAGGCCGGTGCTCAACTTGGCAATGCATGCTGGGAACTGTATTGCTTGGAGCATGGTATCCAGCCAGACGGAACAAAGTTAAATGAAGAGATAGTCAGCCAAAATAGAGAGACTTTTCACAGTTTCTTCGCCGAGGCTGGGTCGGGAAAATATGTTCCCCGATCCCTGTTCGTGGACTTAGAACCTACAGTGATAG atgAAATCAGAACTGGGCCCAGAAGACGATTGTTCCACCCAGAACAGCTAATATCTGGTAAAGAGGATGCCGCTAATAACTATGCCAGAGGTCATTACTCAATCGGTCGTGGATATATTGAGGAGGTACTAGACCGGCTCCGGAAATCAGTCGAACAATGCACGGCTTGTCAAGGCTTccttatttttcaaagcttcgGCGGAGGTACGGGATCTGGATTTTCATCACTTTTAATGGAACGACTGTCACAAGACTATGGcaagaagaaaataaagcaCTCCTTTGTAGTCTTCCCTTCTCCAAACGTTGCCAGTGCGGTGGTGGAACCATACAATGCGGTGCTTACTACACATGCGTCGTTCGATCATTCCGAGTGCACATTTATGGTTGATAATGAAGCTATTTATGACATTTGTCGGAGAAATCTGGACATTGAAAGGCCAACCTTCGCCAATATGAACCGCCTCATTGCGCAGGTCGTTTCCAGCATTACGTCATCTCTTCGGTTTGGTGGCGCTCTCAACGTGGATCTGTCTGACTTCCAAACTAATCTTGTACCATACCCGCGAATCCATTTCCCCTTGGTCACATACGCTCCTTTACTGTCCATTCAAAAGGCATACCACGAACAGTTTACCATCAGTGATATAACCAGCGGGTGTTTCGATCCGTCTAACCTCATGGTGAAGTGCGACCTCAATCGGGGCAAATACATGGCTTGTTGCATACTCTATAGAGGCGACGTCGTACCCAGCGAAATTAACACTGCGATCGCCTCTCTAAAGACGCAACGAAGCATACAGTTCGTTGAATGGCGACCCGTGGGCTTTAAAATTGGCATCAACGCCACGCCCCCGTCAGCCATTCCAGACGGCGATCTTGCTAAAGTAAATAGATCAGCTTGCCTGTTGAGTAACACCACCGCCATTGCCGAGGCCTGGGCTCGTCTTGACCATAAGTTTGACCTGATGTACGCCAAGAGGGCGTTTGTCCATTGGTACGTGGgtgaagggatggaggaagggGAATTTATGGAAGCAAGGGAAGATCTTGCTGCCCTAGAGAAGGATTATGAGGAGCTAGGCAGCGACTTGAGTGATAACAGTGATGTCGATACAGACGATGAAATATGA
- the LOC139962581 gene encoding uncharacterized protein, which produces MSVKLRHVFVFVGTCLIGALLVNATPRTSDWDNTAPVSNIIIADVTLISELVTDITATTGSVSDFHTSSDLEPENTKPFSSIRESTTYSGAIGESRTSSTGRTSTLSESITYFSTPSGPIIENIASSDPSIEKTTSSGPSIENTTSSDPSIENTTSSGPSIENTTSSGPSTDNTSSDPSIENTTPSDPSIENITSSDPSIENTTSSGPSIENTTSSGPSTDNTTSSGPSIENTTSSGPNIENTSSGPSIENTTSSGPSIENTSSDAGTEIITSTATSSSSPKTKNAAVFYIFGGIVLIFLFCILIFVVKWKIRRRHYRWVFSQQLRFGYLLDNEVMMDTHIDTSPQPEPAPEPEPEPEPEPESEPLQQFPVPDEVQDDIPNDVLVKSMDLLQIVSSSV; this is translated from the exons ATGTCGGTGAAGCTACGCCACGTGTTCGTGTTCGTGGGTACGTGTCTGATCGGTGCACTCTTGGTGAATG CAACTCCGAGAACTTCCGACTGGGACAATACAGCACCAGTAAGTAACATCATAATAGCTGACGTCACATTAATAAGTGAATTAGTTACTGACATCACAGCAACAACTGGATCAGTTAGCGACTTCCACACATCAAGCGATTTAGAACCTGAAAACACAAAACCATTTAGTTCCATTCGTGAGAGCACAACATACTCTGGAGCAATTGGTGAGAGCAGAACCTCAAGTACTGGGAGGACTTCAACTTTAAGTGAATCCATTACTTATTTCAGCACACCAAGTGGTCCAATTATAGAGAACATAGCATCAAGTGACCCAAGCATAGAGAAAACAACATCAAGTGGACCAAGTATTGAAAACACAACATCAAGTGACCCAAGCATAGAGAACACAACGTCAAGTGGACCAAGTATTGAAAACACAACATCAAGTGGACCAAGCACAGATAACACATCAAGTGACCCAAGCATAGAGAACACAACACCAAGTGACCCAAGCATAGAGAACATAACATCAAGTGACCCAAGCATAGAGAACACAACGTCAAGTGGACCAAGTATTGAGAACACAACATCAAGTGGACCAAGCACAGATAACACAACATCAAGTGGACCAAGTATTGAAAACACAACATCAAGTGGTCCAAACATAGAGAACACATCAAGTGGACCAAGTATTGAGAACACAACATCAAGTGGACCAAGCATAGAGAACACATCAAGTGACGCAGGCACAGAGATTATTACATCAACTGCAACGTCCTCCtcttcaccaaaaacaaaaaatgcag CTGTATTCTACATCTTCGGAGGGATCGTCttaatatttctattttgcATACTAATCTTCGTTGTGAAGTGGAAAATAAGAAGAAGACATTATAGGTGGGTATTTTCACAACAATTGAGATTTGGTTATTTGCTGGACAACGAAGTGATGATGGACACCCACATCGATACATCGCCGCAGCCTGAGCCTGCACCTGAGCCTGAGCCCGAGCCCGAGCCGGAGCCCGAGTCTGAGCCTCTGCAACAATTTCCTGTTCCAGATGAAGTACAGGATGATATTCCAAATGACGTTTTGGTCAAATCAATGGATTTATTGCAAATCGTTTCAAGTAGCGTATAG